In Macadamia integrifolia cultivar HAES 741 unplaced genomic scaffold, SCU_Mint_v3 scaffold_210A, whole genome shotgun sequence, the following are encoded in one genomic region:
- the LOC122071321 gene encoding serine/threonine-protein kinase PBL34-like isoform X2 — MKKNCGCWTAIKRATETRYLNASNRELSAPNEAQVSSENPGPLPSEKKPDHQLLQFSFQELKSATGNFRPDSILGEGGFGYVFKGWIEENSTAPAKPGSGITVAVKSLKPDALQGHREWVAEVDFLGQLHHPNLVKLIGYCIEDDQRLLVYEFMTRGSLENHLFRRTLPLPWISRIKIALGAAKGLAFLHGGSEPVIYRDFKTSNILLDTEYNAKLSDFGLAKAGPQGDKTHVSTRVVGTYGYAAPEYVMTGHLTSRSDVYSFGVVLLEVLTGRRSMDKNRPSGEQNLVAWARPYLADKRKLFQLVDPRLELNYSVKGVQKVAQLAYYCLSRDPKSRPSMDEVVKGLTPLQDLNDFAIYSYHARSSQLGRRRKKSDGTQQLTYTQSKSIRDSPSKTGKQNCT, encoded by the exons atgaagaagaactgTGGATGCTGGACGGCAATCAAGCGAG CCACTGAGACTCGATATTTGAACGCCAGCAACCGAGAACTCTCTGCTCCCAACGAGGCTCAGGTCTCCTCTGAAAACCCTGGTCCACTGCCTTCAGAGAAGAAACCTGATCATCAATTGCTTCAATTTAGTTTTCAGGAGCTTAAGTCTGCCACTGGGAATTTCAGACCTGACAGTATTCTTGGGGAGGGTGGGTTTGGGTATGTTTTCAAAGGATGGATAGAGGAAAATAGTACAGCTCCTGCAAAACCGGGTTCAGGTATCACGGTTGCAGTTAAAAGTCTGAAGCCAGATGCTCTTCAGGGCCATAGAGAATGGGTG GCTGAGGTTGACTTCCTTGGACAGCTTCACCACCCTAATCTTGTAAAACTTATTGGATACTGTATTGAAGATGATCAACGGCTGCTCGTCTATGAATTTATGACCCGGGGAAGTCTTGAGAACCATCTTTTCAGAA GGACACTGCCTCTTCCATGGATCAGCAGGATTAAAATTGCGCTTGGTGCAGCTAAAGGATTGGCCTTTCTCCATGGAGGTTCTGAACCGGTCATTTATAGAGATTTTAAGACATCTAACATATTGCTTGATACG gaatacaatGCGAAGCTTTCAGATTTTGGCCTGGCAAAAGCTGGTCCCCAGGGAGATAAAACACATGTCTCTACTAGGGTTGTCGGGACTTACGGTTATGCTGCACCAGAATATGTTATGACAG GGCATTTGACATCAAGGAGTGATGTTTATAGCTTTGGGGTTGTGTTACTTGAAGTTCTAACAGGTCGAAGATCAATGGACAAAAACCGACCCAGTGGGGAACAAAATCTCGTTGCATGGGCTCGACCATATTTGGCAGATAAGAGGAAACTTTTTCAGCTAGTGGATCCTCGCTTGGAACTTAACTACTCTGTTAAAGGGGTGCAAAAGGTGGCTCAGTTAGCTTACTACTGCCTCAGCAGAGACCCTAAATCTCGCCCTTCAATGGATGAAGTTGTGAAGGGTCTTACCCCGTTGCAAGATCTTAATGATTTTGCTATCTATTCTTATCATGCTCGTTCATCTCAACTAGGGCGACGCAGGAAAAAATCAGATGGGACTCAACAGCTCACTTACACCCAGTCCAAGAGCATTAGGGATTCCCCATCGAAGACTGGTAAGCAGAATTGTACATAA
- the LOC122071321 gene encoding serine/threonine-protein kinase PBL34-like isoform X1: MKKNCGCWTAIKRGIKGSCKSSASIDSANTLPRTSLVYDAATETRYLNASNRELSAPNEAQVSSENPGPLPSEKKPDHQLLQFSFQELKSATGNFRPDSILGEGGFGYVFKGWIEENSTAPAKPGSGITVAVKSLKPDALQGHREWVAEVDFLGQLHHPNLVKLIGYCIEDDQRLLVYEFMTRGSLENHLFRRTLPLPWISRIKIALGAAKGLAFLHGGSEPVIYRDFKTSNILLDTEYNAKLSDFGLAKAGPQGDKTHVSTRVVGTYGYAAPEYVMTGHLTSRSDVYSFGVVLLEVLTGRRSMDKNRPSGEQNLVAWARPYLADKRKLFQLVDPRLELNYSVKGVQKVAQLAYYCLSRDPKSRPSMDEVVKGLTPLQDLNDFAIYSYHARSSQLGRRRKKSDGTQQLTYTQSKSIRDSPSKTGKQNCT, from the exons atgaagaagaactgTGGATGCTGGACGGCAATCAAGCGAGGTATTAAGGGATCCTGCAAGTCCTCTGCTTCCATAGATTCTGCTAACACTCTTCCACGTACTAGCCTTGTTTATGACGCAG CCACTGAGACTCGATATTTGAACGCCAGCAACCGAGAACTCTCTGCTCCCAACGAGGCTCAGGTCTCCTCTGAAAACCCTGGTCCACTGCCTTCAGAGAAGAAACCTGATCATCAATTGCTTCAATTTAGTTTTCAGGAGCTTAAGTCTGCCACTGGGAATTTCAGACCTGACAGTATTCTTGGGGAGGGTGGGTTTGGGTATGTTTTCAAAGGATGGATAGAGGAAAATAGTACAGCTCCTGCAAAACCGGGTTCAGGTATCACGGTTGCAGTTAAAAGTCTGAAGCCAGATGCTCTTCAGGGCCATAGAGAATGGGTG GCTGAGGTTGACTTCCTTGGACAGCTTCACCACCCTAATCTTGTAAAACTTATTGGATACTGTATTGAAGATGATCAACGGCTGCTCGTCTATGAATTTATGACCCGGGGAAGTCTTGAGAACCATCTTTTCAGAA GGACACTGCCTCTTCCATGGATCAGCAGGATTAAAATTGCGCTTGGTGCAGCTAAAGGATTGGCCTTTCTCCATGGAGGTTCTGAACCGGTCATTTATAGAGATTTTAAGACATCTAACATATTGCTTGATACG gaatacaatGCGAAGCTTTCAGATTTTGGCCTGGCAAAAGCTGGTCCCCAGGGAGATAAAACACATGTCTCTACTAGGGTTGTCGGGACTTACGGTTATGCTGCACCAGAATATGTTATGACAG GGCATTTGACATCAAGGAGTGATGTTTATAGCTTTGGGGTTGTGTTACTTGAAGTTCTAACAGGTCGAAGATCAATGGACAAAAACCGACCCAGTGGGGAACAAAATCTCGTTGCATGGGCTCGACCATATTTGGCAGATAAGAGGAAACTTTTTCAGCTAGTGGATCCTCGCTTGGAACTTAACTACTCTGTTAAAGGGGTGCAAAAGGTGGCTCAGTTAGCTTACTACTGCCTCAGCAGAGACCCTAAATCTCGCCCTTCAATGGATGAAGTTGTGAAGGGTCTTACCCCGTTGCAAGATCTTAATGATTTTGCTATCTATTCTTATCATGCTCGTTCATCTCAACTAGGGCGACGCAGGAAAAAATCAGATGGGACTCAACAGCTCACTTACACCCAGTCCAAGAGCATTAGGGATTCCCCATCGAAGACTGGTAAGCAGAATTGTACATAA